In one Steroidobacteraceae bacterium genomic region, the following are encoded:
- a CDS encoding hydroxyacylglutathione hydrolase C-terminal domain-containing protein produces the protein MIVERIWTNNNYRNYNYLIACPESGEALAVDPLAHQLCLSRARERGFTITQILNTHEHGDHTGGNRALKAVTGARVLAHAGAAERIGGVDQGLAQGDVIRIGRSVELECLDTPGHTMAHICVLAHSETPALFCGDTLFNAGAGNCHNGGHPVELYQTFARQLNRLPEQTLIYPGHDYLARNLEFTLDREPGNQAAAARVDTARRHDPATAEITTLAVERQINTFFRLGEPQIIARLREQFPDLGASPEAQTVFLKLRELRNRW, from the coding sequence GCGAGGCGCTCGCCGTCGATCCATTGGCCCATCAGCTGTGCCTGTCACGGGCGAGGGAGCGCGGTTTTACCATCACCCAGATCCTCAATACCCACGAACATGGCGATCACACCGGCGGCAATCGCGCCTTGAAGGCCGTCACCGGCGCGAGGGTGCTGGCCCATGCCGGCGCCGCGGAACGCATAGGCGGTGTCGATCAGGGGCTTGCGCAGGGCGATGTGATTCGCATCGGACGAAGCGTCGAACTCGAGTGTCTCGACACGCCGGGCCATACAATGGCGCACATCTGCGTGCTCGCGCACAGCGAGACGCCGGCGCTATTTTGCGGCGATACGCTTTTCAATGCCGGCGCGGGCAACTGCCACAATGGCGGTCATCCCGTCGAGCTTTACCAGACCTTCGCCAGGCAGCTGAATCGCCTGCCCGAGCAGACGCTGATCTACCCCGGTCACGATTACCTCGCGCGCAACCTCGAGTTCACGCTCGATCGCGAACCGGGCAACCAGGCCGCGGCGGCGCGTGTCGATACAGCGCGCCGGCACGACCCCGCCACTGCGGAGATAACGACGCTCGCCGTCGAGCGGCAGATCAATACGTTCTTTCGCCTGGGTGAGCCGCAGATCATTGCGCGTTTGCGCGAGCAATTCCCCGACCTTGGCGCATCACCCGAGGCGCAGACGGTGTTCCTCAAATTGCGCGAACTGCGCAACCGCTGGTGA
- a CDS encoding glutathione S-transferase family protein, which yields MRVYDYLDSGNGYKVRLLLWQLQQPFAWTELDIVAGETRTPEFLRKNLNGRIPALELDDGRIIAESNAILFYLADGSDYLSTDRYERALTLQWLFFEQYSHEPFVATPRYILRHLPADHARRAELEWRLPKGHEALAVMEHHLSDQPFFVAGRYSIADIALYAYTHVAGEGNLDLAPYPAVRNWLARVAAQPRHRPITARPE from the coding sequence TTGCGAGTCTACGATTACCTCGATTCGGGCAATGGCTACAAGGTGCGCCTCCTGTTGTGGCAGCTACAACAGCCCTTCGCCTGGACGGAACTCGACATCGTCGCGGGTGAGACGCGAACCCCCGAATTCCTGCGCAAGAATCTGAACGGCCGTATTCCGGCGCTGGAACTCGACGATGGCCGCATCATCGCCGAATCGAACGCCATACTGTTCTATCTGGCCGATGGTTCCGACTATCTGTCAACGGACCGTTATGAGCGTGCACTTACCCTGCAGTGGCTGTTCTTCGAGCAATACAGCCACGAGCCCTTTGTCGCGACACCGCGCTATATCCTGCGGCACCTGCCTGCGGATCATGCGCGCCGCGCCGAACTCGAGTGGCGCCTGCCGAAGGGCCACGAGGCACTTGCGGTGATGGAGCATCACCTGAGCGATCAGCCGTTTTTCGTCGCCGGACGCTACAGCATTGCCGATATCGCACTCTATGCCTATACGCATGTTGCCGGCGAAGGCAATCTCGACCTCGCACCCTATCCAGCCGTCCGCAACTGGCTCGCACGGGTTGCCGCGCAGCCACGACATCGGCCGATTACGGCGCGGCCGGAGTGA
- a CDS encoding VOC family protein, whose protein sequence is MRSMIRLTACLLAGWLAAGCAAHGDAPAIAKTPEPSPAMTGHSAYSFAYVVLSVADLDQALELWQQRFGMEVVTRRHGADAGLAKLWNIAADDIKDQALLNTPGSLDGGLHLVQFARPGAAIREGARSTDLVLKNIDIAARDIKARHQELLDAGMKFRSAIGTLESDGVLVYEVHAPGPEGINLVFLEQPDVPQLTSRQGYGVTPQIVAITPDNEREVAFYRGLFGMEQLSHHRFEGPEVEKTIGLPSGAALDVRIVGNAKSAYGRMELVNYQGAPGDNLYPRARPPARGLLSVTYVVANLGGYLERGRNWGIVDHGPIESILGKGRMASVTTPAGMRIDIVEL, encoded by the coding sequence ATGCGTTCCATGATTCGTCTGACGGCCTGTCTTCTCGCCGGGTGGCTGGCGGCGGGCTGTGCCGCGCATGGTGACGCACCCGCCATTGCAAAGACCCCGGAGCCGAGCCCCGCCATGACCGGACATTCCGCCTATTCATTCGCTTACGTCGTGTTGAGTGTCGCAGACCTCGATCAGGCACTCGAGCTGTGGCAACAGCGCTTTGGCATGGAGGTCGTCACGCGACGGCACGGTGCGGACGCCGGACTTGCCAAACTCTGGAACATTGCCGCGGACGATATCAAGGACCAGGCGCTGCTCAACACGCCGGGAAGTCTCGACGGCGGGTTGCATCTCGTGCAATTCGCACGACCGGGGGCCGCGATACGTGAAGGGGCGCGTTCGACGGACCTGGTGTTGAAGAATATCGACATCGCGGCGCGCGACATCAAGGCGCGCCACCAGGAGCTGCTCGATGCCGGCATGAAATTCCGCTCGGCCATCGGTACGCTCGAATCGGATGGCGTACTGGTCTACGAAGTGCACGCCCCTGGTCCGGAAGGCATCAACCTGGTGTTCCTCGAGCAACCGGACGTGCCGCAGCTGACCAGCCGACAGGGCTATGGCGTGACGCCGCAGATCGTCGCCATCACGCCGGACAACGAACGAGAGGTCGCCTTTTACCGGGGCCTGTTCGGGATGGAACAGCTCTCGCACCATCGCTTCGAAGGTCCCGAGGTCGAGAAGACCATCGGGCTGCCCTCCGGCGCGGCGCTCGATGTGCGCATCGTCGGCAACGCAAAGAGCGCCTACGGGCGCATGGAGCTCGTCAACTACCAGGGCGCGCCTGGCGATAACCTCTATCCGCGCGCCCGCCCGCCGGCACGCGGCCTGCTTTCCGTGACCTATGTCGTTGCCAACCTCGGGGGCTATCTCGAACGCGGCCGCAACTGGGGCATCGTCGATCATGGACCAATCGAATCGATACTCGGCAAGGGCCGCATGGCGAGCGTGACGACGCCCGCGGGCATGCGCATCGACATCGTGGAACTGTGA
- a CDS encoding FAD-dependent oxidoreductase translates to MTSETGVIIVGAGESAGSLAFSLRQQGYSRPIVLIGDESHPPYRRPPLSKAFLAGEVSAESLYLRSADSYARQNIELRLGLGVEAIDRAARSVTLFDGEVLSYDRLVLATGGHARRLLLPGADHPNVHYVRTITDIERLKKEFLPGKRLVVVGGGYIGLEVAAIGIKKGLGVTVIESLPRVLARVTAPEVSAFYERVHSEQGVKLLTHTGVEAFDGDPRVTGVRLGGGAIVPADIVVVGIGLVPNVELATAAGLLVDNGIVVDALTRSSDENIFAIGDCANHENSFLGRRLRMESVASAVEQARICAAAICEKPAPRSGPPWFWSDQYDLKLQMVGISQGYEQLAIRGDINGRSFSAFYLHDGEIIAIDTVNRTGDFAVGKRLLAAHARAEVAQLADESFELKSLLPA, encoded by the coding sequence ATGACGAGTGAGACTGGAGTGATCATCGTCGGCGCCGGCGAGTCGGCCGGCAGCCTGGCATTTTCCCTGCGCCAGCAGGGCTACTCGCGTCCGATCGTGCTGATCGGCGACGAGTCACATCCTCCTTATCGAAGGCCGCCCCTGTCGAAGGCTTTCCTTGCCGGTGAGGTGAGTGCCGAAAGCCTCTACCTGCGCTCGGCCGACAGTTATGCACGCCAGAATATCGAGCTTCGCCTGGGTCTCGGCGTCGAGGCGATCGATCGCGCGGCGCGTAGCGTCACATTGTTCGACGGCGAAGTACTGTCCTACGACCGGCTGGTACTGGCAACCGGCGGTCACGCGCGCCGGCTGCTGTTGCCTGGCGCGGACCATCCCAACGTGCACTATGTGCGCACCATCACCGATATCGAAAGGCTCAAGAAGGAATTCCTGCCGGGCAAGCGATTGGTGGTGGTCGGCGGTGGCTACATCGGCCTCGAAGTGGCTGCGATCGGTATCAAGAAGGGACTCGGTGTCACGGTCATCGAGTCGCTGCCCCGCGTCCTGGCGCGGGTCACGGCGCCGGAGGTTTCTGCGTTCTACGAGCGGGTCCACAGCGAGCAAGGGGTCAAGCTGTTGACCCACACGGGCGTCGAGGCATTCGACGGTGATCCACGCGTTACTGGCGTGCGGCTCGGCGGTGGCGCAATTGTGCCCGCCGACATCGTCGTCGTCGGTATCGGCCTCGTTCCGAATGTCGAACTCGCAACCGCGGCGGGACTCCTGGTCGACAACGGCATCGTGGTCGATGCGCTCACCCGCAGCAGCGATGAGAACATCTTCGCCATCGGTGACTGCGCGAATCACGAAAACAGCTTTCTTGGCCGGCGCCTGCGCATGGAATCCGTGGCGAGCGCGGTCGAACAGGCGCGGATCTGCGCGGCCGCGATCTGCGAGAAGCCGGCGCCGAGATCCGGTCCACCGTGGTTCTGGTCGGACCAGTACGACCTGAAATTGCAGATGGTGGGTATTTCGCAGGGCTACGAGCAACTGGCCATCCGCGGTGACATCAATGGCAGGTCCTTCAGTGCCTTCTATCTGCACGACGGCGAGATCATCGCAATCGATACGGTCAACAGGACGGGCGACTTCGCCGTAGGCAAGCGCTTGCTCGCCGCCCACGCCAGGGCGGAAGTGGCCCAGCTTGCCGATGAGTCGTTTGAGCTGAAGTCGCTGTTGCCCGCCTGA
- a CDS encoding AI-2E family transporter, whose translation MPTSFYQRSFALIAIAILALLTWRILEPFFGALAWGGFLAFVLQPLQRWLARRLRGREGLAAGILVVLTPIVLLGPLSVLGVAFARQASHLVRTLQHSDFGELRARLAGVENWPVIRQAQDWFGGNMVMSIEQLRQWLIDNGQGMLKSAAAAGGNVVLGAVGTVVGFFLMLFLLFFLLRDGRQMLERLVHLVPLPGARRTELTQLIANTTRGVIYGTGLTAIVQGLLVGIGFAILSLPSPVVFGVLAAIASLLPAGGTALVWGPALVWLLAVGRYGAAVFLLAWGIAVSLSDNFLRPLLISSHAPVSTLAVFVGVVGGIAAFGPIGLIVGPVFLTLIGALLRFAEESLPRSG comes from the coding sequence ATGCCGACCAGTTTCTATCAACGCAGCTTTGCACTCATCGCCATCGCAATCCTCGCCCTGTTGACCTGGCGCATCCTCGAGCCATTCTTCGGTGCACTGGCCTGGGGAGGTTTTCTCGCCTTCGTGCTGCAACCCCTGCAGCGCTGGCTGGCAAGGCGGCTGCGCGGGCGCGAGGGTCTTGCCGCGGGGATCCTCGTCGTGCTGACTCCCATCGTGCTGCTCGGACCGCTGTCCGTGCTCGGCGTCGCCTTTGCGCGCCAGGCGAGCCACCTCGTGCGCACGTTGCAGCATAGCGATTTTGGCGAACTGCGCGCGCGACTGGCTGGTGTGGAGAATTGGCCCGTGATTCGCCAGGCGCAGGACTGGTTCGGCGGCAACATGGTGATGAGCATCGAGCAACTGCGTCAGTGGTTGATCGACAATGGCCAGGGCATGCTGAAAAGTGCGGCGGCTGCCGGCGGCAATGTGGTGTTGGGCGCGGTCGGCACGGTCGTGGGCTTCTTCCTGATGTTGTTCCTGTTGTTCTTCCTTCTGCGCGACGGCCGGCAGATGCTCGAACGCCTCGTGCATCTGGTGCCGCTGCCGGGCGCGAGGCGCACCGAGCTGACTCAGCTCATCGCCAACACCACACGGGGAGTCATCTATGGCACGGGACTCACTGCCATCGTGCAGGGTCTGCTGGTCGGTATCGGGTTCGCGATCCTCAGCCTGCCATCGCCCGTGGTGTTCGGTGTGCTGGCGGCGATCGCCTCGCTGTTGCCGGCCGGCGGTACAGCGCTCGTCTGGGGCCCCGCGCTCGTGTGGTTGCTCGCGGTGGGGCGATATGGTGCCGCGGTTTTTCTACTTGCCTGGGGCATCGCTGTGTCGCTGTCCGACAATTTCCTGCGCCCGCTGCTCATTTCAAGTCATGCACCCGTGTCAACCCTGGCGGTGTTCGTGGGCGTGGTCGGTGGTATCGCCGCATTCGGCCCGATCGGACTCATCGTCGGCCCCGTATTTTTGACCTTGATCGGCGCATTGCTGCGCTTCGCCGAGGAGTCGCTGCCGCGATCCGGCTGA
- the uvrD gene encoding DNA helicase II has product MDVSEILGPLNDAQRQAVAAPPGPVLVLAGAGSGKTRVLTHRVAWLVATQAATPHSVLAVTFTNKAAGEMRARIESLLGVPGGALWLGTFHGIAHRLLRLHWREAGLVQSFQILDSEDQLRLVRKVVRARELDEARFVPKEVQWFINHNKDEGLRAKALRDNNDPTRHELIRLYLDYEEACARNGVVDFAELLLRAFELWRDNPSLLAHYRQRFRHILVDEFQDTNAIQYAWTRLLAADGNAPFVVGDDDQSIYRWRGARVENLQRFQRDFPTAQLFRLEQNYRSTGTILSAANAIIANNSGRLGKNLWTEGERGAPIRLYAAFNERDEADYIIQRIKTWLANGGARSDAALLYRSNAQSRVLEEALLGARLPYRVYGGLRFFERAEIKDTLAYLRLMTNRDDDTSFERVVNLPARGIGARSLEVLRDHARGAGSSLWRAAGACIGEKLGARASASLGAFMQLIEDLARDLGGLTLAEQVDLVQKGSGLIEHYRKDKADRGEARVENLEELVSAARGFEANESGDLPPLQAFLAYAVLESGEGQAEAGEDCVQLMTLHSAKGLEFPLVFMCGMEEGLFPHQRSISDLEGLEEERRLCYVGATRAMRELNMTYAEQRRLHGIDSYGQASRFLREIPDELLEEIRPRIQLSRPAIAVANHKRFRDDDSTGMRLGARVRHGKFGEGVVLNVEGQGPHARIQINFEQQGTKWLMLSYANLETV; this is encoded by the coding sequence ATGGATGTATCGGAAATTCTAGGGCCGCTCAACGACGCCCAGCGGCAGGCTGTTGCCGCCCCGCCGGGCCCCGTGCTGGTACTGGCCGGCGCGGGCAGCGGCAAGACCAGGGTTCTCACCCATCGTGTGGCCTGGCTGGTAGCCACGCAGGCGGCGACGCCGCACAGCGTCCTCGCGGTGACCTTCACCAACAAGGCGGCGGGCGAGATGCGCGCGCGCATCGAGTCGCTCCTCGGTGTGCCCGGCGGCGCGTTGTGGCTTGGCACATTCCACGGCATCGCACACCGGCTGTTGCGCCTGCATTGGCGCGAAGCGGGGCTCGTGCAGTCCTTCCAGATCCTCGACTCCGAAGACCAGTTGCGCCTGGTGCGCAAAGTCGTACGCGCCCGTGAGCTCGATGAAGCGCGTTTCGTGCCGAAGGAAGTGCAATGGTTCATCAACCACAACAAGGACGAGGGCCTGCGTGCAAAGGCGCTGCGCGACAACAATGATCCTACGCGCCACGAATTGATCCGCCTGTATCTCGACTACGAGGAGGCCTGTGCGCGCAACGGCGTCGTCGACTTCGCGGAACTCTTGCTGCGTGCTTTCGAGCTATGGCGCGACAATCCTTCGTTGCTCGCGCATTATCGCCAGCGCTTTCGCCATATCCTGGTGGATGAGTTCCAGGACACCAATGCCATCCAGTACGCCTGGACGCGTCTGCTCGCGGCCGATGGCAACGCGCCCTTCGTGGTGGGCGATGACGATCAATCCATCTACCGTTGGCGCGGCGCGCGGGTAGAGAACCTGCAGCGCTTCCAGCGCGACTTTCCGACCGCGCAACTGTTTCGCCTCGAACAGAACTATCGCTCCACGGGCACGATACTCTCAGCCGCGAACGCGATCATTGCCAACAACAGCGGGCGGCTCGGCAAGAACCTCTGGACCGAGGGCGAACGTGGCGCGCCGATCCGCCTCTATGCGGCGTTCAACGAACGCGACGAAGCCGACTACATCATCCAGCGCATCAAGACCTGGCTGGCCAATGGCGGTGCGCGCAGCGACGCTGCGCTCCTGTACCGTTCGAACGCCCAGTCCCGTGTTCTCGAGGAGGCGCTGCTCGGTGCGCGCCTGCCGTACCGGGTCTATGGCGGTTTGCGTTTCTTCGAACGCGCCGAAATCAAGGACACGCTCGCCTATCTGCGGCTCATGACCAATCGCGACGACGACACCTCCTTCGAGCGCGTGGTCAATCTGCCGGCCCGCGGCATCGGCGCACGCAGTCTCGAGGTGCTGCGCGACCATGCGCGTGGCGCGGGCTCATCGCTGTGGCGGGCCGCGGGCGCGTGCATCGGCGAGAAGCTCGGCGCTCGCGCGAGCGCGAGTCTCGGTGCTTTCATGCAACTAATCGAAGATCTCGCGCGCGATCTCGGCGGACTGACGCTCGCCGAACAGGTTGACCTCGTGCAGAAGGGCAGTGGTCTCATCGAGCACTACCGCAAGGACAAGGCGGATCGCGGCGAAGCGCGCGTCGAGAACCTGGAGGAGCTGGTGAGCGCCGCACGCGGTTTCGAGGCGAACGAATCCGGCGACCTGCCGCCACTGCAGGCCTTTCTTGCCTACGCGGTACTCGAATCGGGAGAGGGCCAGGCGGAAGCGGGCGAAGATTGCGTGCAGCTGATGACGCTGCACAGTGCCAAGGGGCTCGAGTTCCCGCTGGTATTCATGTGCGGCATGGAAGAAGGCCTGTTCCCGCACCAGCGCAGTATCAGCGACCTGGAGGGCCTTGAGGAAGAGCGCCGGCTTTGCTATGTCGGCGCAACCCGCGCGATGCGCGAGCTCAACATGACCTACGCCGAACAAAGACGCCTGCATGGCATCGACAGCTATGGCCAGGCGTCGCGTTTCCTGCGCGAGATTCCCGACGAGCTGCTGGAGGAAATCCGGCCACGCATCCAGCTGTCACGGCCAGCCATTGCGGTGGCGAATCACAAGCGGTTTCGCGACGATGACAGCACCGGCATGCGCCTCGGCGCGCGGGTGCGCCATGGCAAGTTTGGCGAGGGCGTGGTGCTCAATGTCGAAGGTCAGGGTCCGCATGCGCGCATCCAGATCAACTTCGAGCAGCAGGGCACCAAGTGGCTGATGCTCTCCTACGCCAACCTCGAAACCGTTTGA
- the trkA gene encoding Trk system potassium transporter TrkA, whose product MKIVILGAGQVGRTAAYHLSRESGNEVTVVDTKESVLRELQGRLDIRTVAGNAAYPSVLAAAGAADADIIVALTSSDEVNMMACEVAYTLYRTPTKIARIRAAEYTDRPELFSAEALSVDVFISPEQLVTEHIARLIRNPGALQVLDFADGRVRLVGVRARKGGLLVGQQIRALREHIPNTDARIVAIYRAGRSVQPTGETTLQEDDEVFFLAARQDLRRVMNELRREEKPARRVVIAGGGNIGYRVAAALDDSYQVKLIERDRDRARAIAERLDNTIVLAGDAADEDLLIEENIDSADVFAALTSSEEANILSAMLAKRLGAAKVMAIINKPSYAELMESRSIDIAISPQTVTIGSLLAHVRRGDVVRVHSLRRGAAEALEAIVHGDRSRSRVVGRRIEEIRLPEGAAIGAIARGEEVVMAHHDTVVQADDHVIVFLADRRHISQVERLFVGDSL is encoded by the coding sequence ATGAAAATCGTCATTCTCGGTGCCGGACAGGTTGGCCGCACGGCCGCCTATCACCTCTCGCGCGAATCCGGCAACGAGGTCACGGTGGTAGACACCAAAGAGAGCGTGCTGCGCGAGCTGCAGGGCCGGCTCGACATTCGCACCGTGGCCGGCAATGCCGCTTACCCGAGCGTCCTCGCCGCGGCTGGTGCGGCCGATGCCGACATCATCGTCGCGCTGACGAGCTCCGATGAAGTGAACATGATGGCCTGCGAGGTTGCCTACACGCTGTATCGAACGCCGACCAAGATCGCGCGCATTCGTGCGGCCGAGTATACCGATCGGCCGGAGTTGTTCAGCGCCGAGGCGCTCTCGGTCGATGTGTTCATCAGCCCCGAGCAACTGGTCACCGAGCATATCGCCCGCCTGATCCGCAACCCGGGCGCCCTGCAGGTGCTCGATTTCGCCGACGGCCGGGTGCGACTCGTGGGTGTGCGGGCGCGCAAGGGCGGACTGCTGGTCGGGCAGCAGATCCGCGCGCTGCGCGAACACATACCCAATACGGATGCGCGCATCGTGGCCATCTACCGCGCCGGGCGCAGCGTGCAGCCGACGGGCGAGACAACCTTGCAGGAGGACGACGAGGTCTTTTTCCTCGCGGCACGCCAGGACCTGCGCCGGGTGATGAACGAGTTGCGGCGCGAGGAAAAGCCCGCCAGGCGCGTGGTCATCGCCGGCGGCGGCAACATCGGCTATCGCGTTGCCGCGGCTCTCGATGACAGCTACCAGGTCAAGCTCATCGAGCGCGACCGCGACCGGGCACGGGCCATCGCCGAGCGCCTCGACAATACCATCGTGCTCGCGGGCGATGCGGCGGATGAAGACCTGCTGATCGAGGAGAACATCGATTCGGCCGACGTCTTCGCGGCGCTCACCAGTTCTGAGGAAGCCAACATTCTCTCGGCGATGCTGGCCAAGCGGCTGGGTGCAGCCAAGGTGATGGCCATCATCAACAAGCCGTCGTATGCCGAGCTGATGGAAAGCCGCAGCATCGACATCGCAATCTCGCCGCAGACGGTGACCATCGGGTCGCTCCTCGCCCATGTCCGCCGCGGCGATGTCGTGCGCGTGCACTCGCTGCGCCGTGGCGCGGCCGAGGCGCTCGAGGCAATCGTGCATGGTGACCGGTCACGATCGCGCGTTGTCGGGCGGCGCATCGAGGAGATACGGCTCCCCGAAGGCGCCGCCATCGGTGCGATCGCGCGCGGCGAGGAGGTCGTCATGGCCCACCACGACACCGTGGTGCAGGCCGACGATCACGTCATCGTCTTCCTCGCCGACCGGCGCCATATCAGCCAGGTCGAGCGCCTGTTCGTCGGCGACAGCCTGTAG
- a CDS encoding potassium transporter TrkG, whose amino-acid sequence MLAIFHTLGLTMALFSVSFIAPVLAAIVYRDGMLGTFVAAGLATAAFGLAVAALTRPFRRELKARDGFALVVLTWLGMCVSAAFALFFALPRLDFAGAFFEATSGITTTGATVLVGLDNLAPSIHIWRHTLHLLGGLGIIVLAVAILPLLGVGGMQLYKAETPGPMKDEKLTPRITETAKRLWVTYASLTVIAILSLHLAGMSWLDAICNAFSAMSTGGFSTHDASIGYYKSPLIEALLIVFMIAACLNFARHFLVARRISLQPHWQDPETRAVLVLLASSILLITVLLIGSDTYPHPLVALRHAAFSVVSIATTTGFVTEDYERWPIFAPVFMLFLGCITAGTGSTGGGIKMFRTLVLWRQSMRELKLLVHPSAVLPVRIGGQVIQERVAASVLAFIFLYFATIAAFTFALLLTGLSLPTAFSASVACVNSIGPGLEVVGPSGNFAHFDTVQLLLCSSAMLLGRLEIFTVLLLFTPTFWRR is encoded by the coding sequence GTGCTGGCAATCTTTCATACGCTCGGGCTCACGATGGCGCTGTTCAGCGTCAGCTTCATCGCGCCGGTACTTGCTGCCATCGTCTATCGCGACGGCATGCTCGGCACGTTCGTGGCCGCGGGTCTCGCCACCGCGGCTTTCGGCCTCGCAGTTGCCGCGCTGACACGGCCGTTTCGCCGCGAATTGAAAGCACGCGATGGTTTCGCGCTGGTCGTGCTCACCTGGCTCGGCATGTGCGTCTCCGCCGCATTCGCGCTTTTTTTCGCGTTGCCGCGCCTGGATTTTGCGGGCGCGTTCTTCGAGGCGACCTCCGGGATAACCACGACCGGCGCGACCGTGCTGGTCGGGCTCGACAATCTCGCGCCCTCGATTCATATCTGGAGGCACACGCTGCACCTGCTCGGTGGGCTCGGCATCATCGTGCTGGCGGTGGCCATCCTGCCGCTGCTCGGTGTCGGTGGCATGCAGCTTTACAAGGCCGAAACACCAGGACCGATGAAGGATGAAAAACTCACTCCGCGCATCACCGAGACAGCGAAGCGCCTGTGGGTCACCTACGCCTCGCTGACTGTCATCGCCATCCTGTCGTTGCATCTGGCCGGGATGTCCTGGCTCGATGCGATCTGCAACGCATTCTCGGCGATGTCCACCGGCGGATTTTCCACCCACGATGCCAGCATCGGCTATTACAAATCGCCGCTGATCGAAGCGCTGTTGATCGTGTTCATGATCGCCGCCTGCCTGAATTTCGCGCGGCATTTCCTGGTCGCGCGGCGCATTTCCCTGCAGCCGCATTGGCAGGATCCGGAAACCCGTGCCGTTCTGGTCCTGCTGGCAAGTTCGATCCTGCTGATCACGGTCCTGCTCATCGGCTCGGACACCTACCCGCACCCGCTGGTTGCGCTGCGCCACGCGGCCTTCAGCGTGGTGTCGATCGCGACCACCACGGGTTTCGTCACCGAGGACTACGAGCGCTGGCCGATTTTTGCGCCGGTGTTCATGTTGTTCCTCGGCTGTATCACCGCCGGCACCGGTTCGACGGGCGGCGGCATCAAGATGTTTCGCACCCTGGTGCTGTGGCGCCAGTCGATGCGCGAGCTCAAACTCCTGGTGCACCCGTCCGCCGTCCTGCCCGTGCGCATCGGCGGCCAGGTGATCCAGGAGCGTGTCGCTGCCTCGGTGCTCGCTTTCATCTTTTTGTATTTTGCGACTATTGCAGCTTTCACTTTCGCGCTGCTCCTGACAGGCCTCAGCCTGCCGACCGCGTTCTCGGCCTCGGTCGCCTGCGTCAACAGTATCGGACCGGGGCTCGAAGTCGTCGGGCCCAGCGGCAATTTCGCGCACTTTGACACCGTGCAGCTGCTGCTGTGTTCCTCGGCCATGCTGCTCGGCCGCCTCGAGATCTTCACCGTGTTGTTGTTGTTTACACCAACCTTCTGGCGTCGCTGA